The proteins below come from a single Cervus canadensis isolate Bull #8, Minnesota chromosome 2, ASM1932006v1, whole genome shotgun sequence genomic window:
- the LOC122427695 gene encoding MICOS complex subunit MIC26-like, with protein MFKVIQRFVGLGSLSLLTFKVYASSKKDSPHKDTVKVNELSLCSIPEDQSKYVEEPRTQLEESISHLQHYCEPYTSWCQEKYSQNKPKMQSLVQWGLDSYEYLQNAPPGFFPRLGVIGFAGVVGLVLTRGSKIQKLVYPPGFMGFAASLYHPQQAIVFVQVSGEKLYDWGLQSYIVVDLWKESFQKSGNVKNSSGNK; from the coding sequence ATGTTCAAGGTAATTCAGAGGTTTGTGGGGCTGGGCAGCCTGAGCCTGCTCACCTTCAAGGTCTatgcatcatcaaaaaaggacTCACCTCACAAAGATACTGTGAAGGTTAATGAGCTTTCACTCTGCTCCATTCCTGAGGATCAGTCTAAATATGTGGAAGAACCAAGGACCCAACTTGAAGAAAGCATCTCTCATCTCCAACATTATTGCGAACCATATACAAGTTGGTGTCAGGAAAAGTACTCCCAAAATAAGCCCAAGATGCAAAGTTTGGTTCAATGGGGGTTAGACAGCTATGAATATCTCCAAAATGCACCTCCTGGATTTTTTCCAAGACTTGGTGTTATTGGTTTTGCTGGAGTTGTTGGACTCGTTTTGACTAGAGGTTCAAAGATACAGAAGCTTGTGTATCCGCCTGGTTTCATGGGATTTGCTGCCTCTCTTTATCATCCACAACAAGCCATTGTATTTGTCCAGGTCAGTGGAGAGAAACTGTATGACTGGGGTTTACAAAGCTACATTGTCGTAGATTTGTGGAAGGAGAGCTTTCAAAAGTCAGGAAATGTGAAGAACTCGTCTGGAAATAAGTAG